In a genomic window of Erigeron canadensis isolate Cc75 chromosome 5, C_canadensis_v1, whole genome shotgun sequence:
- the LOC122599227 gene encoding uncharacterized protein LOC122599227 has protein sequence MENNSKSAPIEKTGSPKIKGLQREAKFKLRCRGGEIVRVDVRCIYESEELYDLLEDIDETRKEDDPDPRFDVDPRDIGYSPRDIQSPKHIVSMVESFCLGRCNIMETYGHQHVDLFSKKLGEFNSEFVRDKPLSILALLLSAAIQLKIKSLMNLVRDAIVDMHGGKFANGFSNFFNMPYYIKMSKVRFYVYDDWAMDGIGEIPFEPDKMPKRKRKKQKPETQNVPKSNQIAATKQIQKTKVKKHRRVNCKVGPCGLHTLAMRIPF, from the exons ATGGAAAATAATTCTAAATCAGCGCCGATAGAAAAAACGGGTTCACCAAAAATAAAAGGGTTGCAGAGGGAGGCCAAGTTTAAATTGCGTTGTCGGGGCGGTGAGATTGTGCGTGTGGATGTGAGATGTATCTATGAATCTGAAGAACTCTATGACCTTTTGGAAGATATAGATGAAACGAGAAAGGAGGATGATCCAGATCCACGGTTTGATGTGGATCCACGAGATATAGGCTATAGTCCACGAGATATTCAAAGCCCAAAGCACATCGTTTCAATGGTAGAAAGTTTTTGTCTTGGACGTTGCAACATCATGGAAACCTATGGCCATCAACATGTGGATCTCTTCTCAAAAAAGTTGGGGGAATTCAACTCCGAATTCGTCCGTGATAAGCCGCTATCCATTCTTGCTCTACTTCTCAGT GCTGCTATCCAATTGAAGATCAAAAGCCTCATGAACTTGGTGCGTGATGCTATTGTTGACATGCATGGTGGGAAGTTTGCTAATGGGTTTTCCAATTTCTTCAACATGCCTTATTATATTAAGATGTCCAAAGTCAGATTTTACGTTTATGACGATTGGGCTATGGATGGAATCGGTGAAATTCCTTTTGAGCCGGATAAGATGCCGAAAAGAAAACGCAAAAAGCAAAAACCAGAAACACAAAATGTGCCAAAAAGCAACCAAATAGCTGCCACAAAGcaaattcaaaaaacaaaagtcaaaaaacacagaagagttaattgcaaaGTTGGTCCGTGTGGTTTACACACTTTAGCAATGAGGATCCCTTTTTAA